Part of the Xiphophorus maculatus strain JP 163 A chromosome 3, X_maculatus-5.0-male, whole genome shotgun sequence genome, gtcatcatattatgacgtcatctaagccccgccccctcagaacaggaagtgccgtttttttccttggaaagctccgtttatggctctcttgacctaatcaagatgattcggatgataaactctgtcaatgctcgctgctggctgaaccgtgtgggcgtggccaaatggcaaatatcagtccctcgccatatgcatacgtttggctcttattcacgcatagatcatccgattggcgccaaactggatatgtatgacctttgttcacctctaaagagcccgacgggtttgagatgtaatttggctccactgcgccccctaagttaatacatgggccgtatctcctcgacgcatcgaccgatctgcgccagatttttcgacagtcgtcgggcaccgccgccgaacgcattcacgcgtgtcgcccggtggacgggcggggaaaaagcgcgacagcttctgcggcggctggcgggcggcggtgctggaaactgcggcggagcttccgcggtggggagcgggctgcggctctggaaaccgagcgagagcttctgcggtggccggaacccccgcggtggccaataggccggagcggcgcttgctgcgagggccgcccgaggctgcttgcagctttaattcaaGTTTTGGACCGTTTATTTTACTgtctaaaaaataatattcacttGTGTGGTATATTTTGGTGATATTCCAATATATTCTTGAATATTCCttcacatacaaaaaaatattattgttttgaagaGATCATAGACATTTTCTAATCCGTTTATTTACGTTTGTCGCGTTTTGATCAGGAAACGACACAGCCACctaattttttacaaacatctgcGTTGAGGACCCCGTTTGACTGTCACTAGTTAATTTTAATGCGGctcgttttgtttttaagtgtatTTCCCCTCGTCACCAGCCTGCAAACTGTTTCCTAGTAGAGAACACAGACAAATACTGCAGATATGGCTCATAATCTGTTGGTGGTGTCTGACAGTATAATGTaggaacatttattattataattttggcTTGTGAATTTGGATATCACCACCAACTACAACATTGGCTGTTAACCTTATATCATTTAGGTGAGATTTTATTGCAGTATAACTTAACATTACTTGATATTCCTCTCTATTTGGACACGTGAACACCACAAGCAACACCATCAGggatgtaatttaaattttattaaatatgatgaCATCAACCTCATTGTTCAGCGACACTTACTGTGGGTAGTGTCGCTAAAAAATGAATTAAGTCCAGAAACAGTACGGCTGCATTGCAGGATCTGAGCCAAAACACACTCTAGGCTAGAAGTGTTAAGCAAATCATATTACAGGTTCTTGAGAGTCAATTCCaatgtttttctgatcagtgctggttacaaaaagcagaaaccttCCACTTATGTTTACATTGTGGCTGTTCATGagattaaatgaatttattctgGTGAACCTGAATGTGAATGGGATTGTGGTGTTACTCATTGATCTGGTTTTGCTCCAATGCCGTGTTTTCAAAGCGAACTCAACGCTGCTCTGTAGAAACTTGCtttgaaatataattttcacGTGCAACATTTAACATATTTGCTTCAAATGGGATTTATAGTAAGGTTTTGAAGACAGTTTTGTCACACAAGTAGCATTTTTCAACAGGCATCAACACAGCCACCTACAATTTAGAAACATCTGCGGTGCGCATAAGTTTCAACCAGTTAATTTAGCCACCAGTTAATCTGTAACACCTTGAAGCAGTTCCTGAAGAGTCGTGCGCACAGCTACTCCTCTACCTAACTTTACCTGCAGTGGACGTTTCCACAAACAGTCGGGTTGGAATTTGAACTTCTGACCTCTCATCTACTCTCAACATGTTTCTACAGAAATATTTGCTTAAGTCAAATCGGAAACATTGCCGTTCTCTACCGCAACATTAACTCCTTACTGCACAAACTATCCAGACTGTGGTTCAGTCCAGTTTGGAGCCACGCAGTATTTTTGCAGATTGTAGTTCTTTTTTCCTGTCCAGCAGCTGCTAACTTTACCTTGTTGAAATGGACCTCAGGCTGAGCGCTCGGAACCGGAACAGCGGTCCCATAGTAGGAGACTGAGCGTCGGATCAGGCTAGTAATACCCCGGGAAAGCACTGTGCGGAGCATGACGAGTCTTCCTGCCAGAATCAATCCACGGAGAATGCGGATCAGACTAAGTATATGgttgcagaaaacagaaaggggcggggacggaccgCAAACAGACCCAAACCATATTTGGAAATGGGATGGATgcattccggaaatgaaggggacgctatttcctatattatctgCGGTggtctcctgtttttatttcttttgaaatctgtgacaTCTTGATCTTTAGGAAGGGGTTCCACTCTCAGTATACGTTTGAACTTCTCTCCTATATTTATTTGCGCACAACTCATAGttcttaatatattttgtaGCTTTCTGTGTACTTCTACATCTGTTAATTAGTTGCATTTTGGGGGGTCTCCTCCTGTCCCTAGTGGCATGGGGGTGGTAACGCAACTAACATACATAACTAAATTAGAATACCGCAAAATCTTTATTGTTAATGATTAATTCCGGCATTACTTACACCGGTGGTGGCTCTGGTGGCCTTTATTTAGCAGTTGTCAGACAGGAAAGCGAGAGGGGGTGGACATGCgcaaaggtcatcaggtcaGGACTTGAACCTGTGACGGGAACAACAaagactaaggcctccatactTGGGACCACTTTTCCCctactcacaaacgaacgaggtaattagtccaacgttgagaaactacagcggctgtaatgagccacagcaaaggtaaacaaaggtaaaataaccccaacaggtgatcaactcaaaaccactcctacctttttactctctctctctttgtagtttataGACATGtagaccttaccagaggggccgcttttcattggctgatgcccattctacgtggtcacgttaATCaaggaagcgctgattaataatcgagaaaaaACTAACTCAGTATACTACAAAATATCAAGCCTGAAAACTTGATATCCTAacgttatgtttttaacgtaatctttgctcgtcttgcggggcgcaggcggttgccacggtaacaggtgtgcttaaactacaaagagagagagagtaaaaaggtactagtggttttgagttgatcacctgttcaggttattttacatttgtttacctttgctgtggctcattacagccactgtagtttctaaatgttcgtttgtgagtttacgtcattcacaacaaacatcaaatagaacaaatatatttcataaaattttaacaaacaaatggctaattatgtgaaattaaatgaattatatcccaacttcagaagatctatggttcctcctatcagcctgtagtttctcatatttcagtcatcaaaccaaatttcagatctaccataactgactgacacctgctggcctcaggtttgcaaccagcttgtgactgagaaaccagtaacctcctcccagatgatgacatgaactcgTTAGTTCCTCtctccattgtagtagctgatatactgtattgtgaaaatccggtagaaatgatgcactaatggagtcatgtttacatagaaacaactcGCTgtgaggctttgtttgtgagacttgcagtcacgtgggtcggttgtgggcggagcttggtaaggccCATAGTGGactacacaaaaacatgcacaaattactaaagttttttttttgtactgtaaccattaaaaaatctccccttcagttcaaacttataagtggagacacattgtcgatgttaccattataaaatagcttacaattaagtattggcaaagatcaatgtaattttcacagcgttgttgttagcagctgctgaaagtaactaaaaagttatttttaatgtaacttagttactttccaaatcaagtagtcagtaatctaactgagttactttttcaaggagtaatcagtaatccgattaaagttactttttcaaagtaactatgccatcactgcaCCTACGCCACTACCACACCCATCTACAACCTTCTTTACAACAGAACCTGATCCAACGAacagaaacaaatctgttttttgtcctAGTCTTTAAGTAGGAAGGACAACTCTGTTTCTCTGCATGAGGTGGGCTGAGTTACATTCAATTGTACTCCAGTGAAAGAaacactacttcaacatatttttactgtagTAAAAATAACAAGTAGTCATCCAAGAAAAGACTCAAGACTAATAAAGTATTCTGTAAAAAAGTGACTCAAATAGTGAGTAGTTGaacagaaaatctgatttataatTTAACATGATTTAATCAGGCAgataaaaatatagtttttttgtaaattctggtatttcaaagtctaaaatgaaaaaaaaatccaaaataaataacataattataaaataacacattttaagcAGAATAATCagtttcttaaataaaaaacccaTGAAACTAAGACTTATAGTACgcaatgtaaaatgaaaattgtaTTAGAACAACGAAGCTAGTCTACGAACGAGGAATTTTACTTTAACATAAACTGTAGCTGTATGTCTGTGCAGGTTTGGTTCAAACtatctgttttcattcagtgaaagTAGCAGGAGAGAAGCAATATTTCATACCAcactactcaagtaaaagtaaaaagtgtgGAACAGTAAAACTACTTCtcaaagaacttttttttttaaagttactgtAGTAAATGCTACTTACTATTCTGCTCTAATGAGGTTGTAGCAGTTCGTGCAACCAGACCCCAGTCCGCTAGGCGGCGGCATTATATCCTAAAACTAGAGGCAGGTTAACCGGAAGAGAAGGTCAGTCGTCGGAGAAGAAACGCTAGTCGAGCGTTTGATGAACGATTCTCACTAAAAGTAAGAAAAGCCagctgtattttttatattctgtcCTCCAAAGGAGTTCATGCTATATTAATGAACGGTGATGTAGGAGTTTCCTGCCATGTATTTGTCAGTTTACCTGAgtgaaacatatttgttttgattatgtAGCTTTAATTTTCTTGGAATGAAAGCTGAGTGTTAAGAGGGAAGTTTGGAGTGTCGGTGATAATGTACAGCAGCTCCAGAAAGACTCCAGTGTGGTGGAACCGAGTCCTGGATCGGATCGTCGGGTTCTGGGTTCTTGGTACtgattgttgtttgtgtttctgcagcatgGCGGGCAAGTCAGGGGAGGAGCGGCTGAAGGAGATGGAGGCTGAGATGGCTCTGTGAGTAGAAATAACTGCAGCTTTTCCTCTCTGACGTTCTGATCTGAGTCAGTGACTAAATGTTCCGCAGATCATCTCCTTCTGGGAATTACCAGCAGAATGGTGTTGCCACCAGGGCAGAGCTTGCTCAGCATCACCAGCCACTGTGTGTGAAAGTTAAAAACTTTAGGGCAACAGATTCCCTTCTAGAAACCCCCCAACAGCAGGCCGAGGTTCTGCAGGGCGGATGTGCTAAAAATTGAGATCAGGGTCCTGGAAGGGCTCCCTATTCACCTaaaacagtggtccccaaccaccgggcgcGGACCggtaccccccccccccccatttgATCACATTAGTTTTCAGATGTTCTTTATCAACACCAATGTCTGACCTGATGCGGCTCTTTCTCTCTGACTCTTTTCAGTTTTGAGCAGGAGGTTCTTGGTGGATCAGTATCAGGAAGTCCTCCCCTCATTGAGCCCATCCCTCTAGCCTTGGCTGTCCCAGCAGTGCCAATGGTGCGACCCATCATAGGGACCAACACTTACAGACAGGTTTGTATCTTTCTTCTGTCAGacttaggcctgtcacaataaccaataaatcaattaaaaggatgataaattaaaacaaactcaataatttccattggtataatttatcatttgtcttttattttttgttttctttttaccaaaaactgcatgattaaagtcttcagtttgctgctttggtctcaactagcttttattttgaaggacaatttttcttacaaagacttcagaattcattttatttgttattttgtttattgattttggatgtttgaaatgttttccatgttcattataatttaaagtttatcttATGGAATGTGCtcttgcataattttttttgccatcaCCATTATATtccttgaaaatggtctcaaaaaacaatattatcgtttatcgcaataacatCTGGAGCAAtatatcgtccagcaaaatttgtaatgGTGACAGGCCTGGTCAGACTCCAACATTTAGTGGTGAACATGGTTCTCTCTGTTCAGTTGACGACAAACGGCTCCTTCATTTCTGtcagttcttttattttcaggctCATTTGACCCAGAATGAGGTCAAATTTAACTCATGTTTTGTTAAATTCTACAGTAACTCTGACTGAGCATCGTACAGCAGGTTCCATGTTTCCTATCAGGGGTTGTGTGAACTGTTAGTCATGATGCAAACAGCTGAATAAAGTCCAGTCTCTCCCTTCCTTGCCTCTCCTAGGTCCAGCAGACGCTAGAGGCCAGAGCAGCTAGTTTTGGTCCTCCTCCAGCATTTGTGGGTCCAGGTAATAGTTTTACTTTAACTAGACTCAGTAAAGATGGTTCATTAACATGATTAAAGCTGTAAGGTTCTACACTGAACATTCCTCTGATAGGTTTGTATAAACCGTAGTAGTtatgtgtttttgctgcttaTATGCTTCCAGTGACATAAATCTCTGGTGTTGTGCTTCTGGAGGTTCATTGTAGGTTTTGTTGCTATGGCGTTCTGAGAAGCACTTTGTGAATTCCAAGGctatttttaactcaaaacaaaacttcataTTGATGCAAAAACTCAACATTTCCATTGTTAATTCTTCTCTTCTgaggaagtggaaggaaacgTCTCACCTTGGAGCATACCTGTCCAGGGTCCCCATTTCCACCGTATTTCGCCCCTCTGTCACAGCATGCTCCTGGATTATTATTTTCCCATGCATTTCCTGCATTACAGTAATTCTGTTGCCCCCGTTCTTTACACCTCCACTCACCCCCTCTGACCTTTACGACAGCAGCAGtggatggaaaaatgtttgtcGTATTCTCACGTtcaaaacttcaacatatttggCAGCAGTTTGTTGAATTTTCGGTCCATTTGTTGCTAAGTTATCAGTTTCATACTTTCCTTTAGACATAACTATTGTTAGCAGAGGTAGAAATCATTTCAGCATATCTGGCCTTGTTTTCTATAAATCCCTCAGAGTAATAGTAATAGAGAACTAACCTGACTATCCACTGAAAATAGGACTTTacataggcctgtcatgatCACAAATGTAGCTATAACTGAGCTTTTACTCGACGTGTGGATCAGATGCTGCGTTGTTTGAACAGTAATGCTGCCATTCTTCATTTCCACTCACTGTGACTTGTGTCTGTCCCAGTTCCTCCAGTtcgtcctcctccacctcccatCATGAGACCAGCCTTTGTCCCACATATTCTACAGAGACCAGGTATGCTTACCACCACACCACTGAGTCCAGGTCTGGTTGTGTCCAATAGGAGGGATGTTGGAGGTCAGTGAGCCTGGGACAGTGGGGTGGACAGGATGCTGACTGGACACTTCCTTCATGCCTGGGTATTTATAGCTGGGGGGCAGGAAGACATGAGGCTTCTTTACAGTTGGGCTCAGATTAACATGACGGTTGGATAATATTGCTCCACTCTGATACTCAGCCAGGTCCATGGAGCCAGATGAGGGACTgactttgatttgtttattttatttatttgaatgggAACAGATGCTTAGAGTACATATTATAACATTTATAACCTTAACTCATTGGGAATGCTTGTCTCTAGATGGACTTTTAACCACATAGATATATAACAATATCAGCACAGCAGAATAAAACATTGACAGACCTGGGCTGACCTAAGCCCAAATTTCCTGTTATTATTCTAATAAATTGGTATGTGGCCCAGTACTGTAACATATCGTACATGTACTATACATGTACTATACAGTAAGTGCAGTCAGCATACTGTCAGGAGTGAGTGCACCGGTGATGATCCTGCGGGTCTCTCTCTTGTTTCTGACCGTGGCCTAATTAAAGCACAGGGCCAGCTGCAGTCGGTTTGCTGCCTCTACCTCCAGCTAGAGTTCACACCTAGTGAATCTCCCTCCTCCTAAGCTCTGCTTCATGATGCACTCAATGTTTCAGTTATGTCTGTTACTGGcatcttttccttccacatAACTTTTTGTTAATTTGCAGCAACTTTCAACAAGCAGCTTGCTTAGCATTGACCTTCAGGGTCAGTGTCTCCTTGTGGGCGGAGTCAGCAGTCCTCGCCAgtcatttttattggttttatgtaaCGTTCCTGTCTTTGGACAAACTGAATGTTGGTTTATGATTTGCTgaaatcatcaaaatgacatGGAATAACAATAATATGAGCTTTAGtcttttaattgaattactgaagGTTTTGATGTGATTAATAAGCTGTACCCATAATCCTCTGCTGTGTGCTGGTCAGGTGGTCAGAGACTGCCAGTGATGCGAGGTCCTCCAGTAGCCCCACCTCTGCCAcgccctcctccacctccacccaTGATGGTTCCTCCATCTCTGCCACAGGGGGGCGCTGCGCCCATTCAGCACCTGTCAGCTGTTCCCCGGGTCAGAACTCAGACATGTTTCTTctgtcagcagctgctgctgccatgACTACAGGCTGTTTCTAGGCTTCCTGCTTGTTGTTGTCAGGTTGGTGAGATGGTGGCTGCCCCCATGGTTCCCACTCCTCCAAGACCAGTCAACCCATCACTGGTCAAACCAACACCGTCCATCATCCAGGCGGCGCCCACCGTCTACACGGCCCCTCCAGCCGCGGTGGTCCAGAGGAAGGCTGAGGTCCAGGCCCAGAGACAAGCCAGGATGGTGTGGATTCCACCAGACCACTGTGACCTTGCTGCTTCAGTCTCCCTGGACTCTAACCAGATGTGTGCTATATGTGTCTCTTTCAGGAGGAACTGGCAGCACGAGTGGCAAAGCAGCAGGCGGCTGTCATGGCGGCGGGTCTGCTGGACAGGAAGGACAGCGATGAGAGCAGCTCTGTTATTGGCCCCAGCATGCCGGAGCCTGAGGTCCCTCACATCGAGGTGATGGTAGGCTCTCTGTCCAGAGTTCAGCAGAGTTGAAGTGATGATCGATATTCTTATGTACCTGTATGGTCATGAGGTCTGGTCACTGCAGCAGCCTCTAAATGTTCCACCTCTTCAAGtaatgaagtttgtttttcagcctgTGGAAAGTGTTACTGAGGacaaaaagaaagggaaaaacgAAAAGGTGAAGAAGTGTATCCGTATAGCTGCAGGATCAACCTGGGAGGACCCCAGTCTGTTGGAGTGGGAGTCAGGTGAGAACAGTGTGTGAGCACCAAAAATGTGCAGCATTTTTTGTGCTGAGGCTCCCCTGTTCTGTTGCAGATGATTTTCGTATATTCTGTGGAGATCTGGGTAACGAGGTCAACGATGACATCCTGGCCAGAGCCTTCAGCAGATACCCTTCCTTCCTCAAAGCTAAAGTTggacttcttcttttttttcagcctttGCAGCCACTTTAGTAAAATACTGatcttaaatgtgatttttgtctgGGACTCAGGAGGTTGAGAGTTCAGTCTTAGCTTCTGCCTATGCCATGTCACACCCTCCTTTGTGTAGCAGATGGGTGGATGTGACTATTTCATGCCTATGGACACCAATTTATGCCCAAAATATTCTTTGCTTGTAAATGAATCTGGATTCTTGTCATCAGGTGGTCCGTGATAAACggactggaaaaacaaaaggctACGGATTCGTCAGCTTCAAAGATCCGAATGACTACGTGAGAGCCATGAGAGAAATGAACGGTCAGCGGCTTGTTGTTCCCTGATGCTTCACTGGGAGTCATGGTCTGGTCAGGTCAGGATGGAAATGTGATTAAACATCAtctgtttctctctgtctgtccaGGAAAGTATGTTGGGAGTCGTCCTATCAAGTTAAGAAAAAGTATGTGGAAAGATCGCAACATCGAGGTGGTCCgcaagaaacagaaagagaagaagaagcttgGCCTCAGATAGTGTTTGATGCTCCTGGAGgggctgtgtgtttgtttgttcttggcagattttctgtcaaatgCCGGACCTGTTGTACACTCATACTTAATGCATCCCAATGTCCCCTCAGAGCTCCTGGTGTCTACAGGTTAGGGTGAGTGGAAACCTATTAGATTGTTCTCATAAGGATAGCAACACATGCAAGAGAGGAGACCTCGGATTCTTTGTGGCAATACTATAGGATGTGATGG contains:
- the rbm42 gene encoding RNA-binding protein 42 isoform X2, which translates into the protein MAGKSGEERLKEMEAEMALFEQEVLGGSVSGSPPLIEPIPLALAVPAVPMVRPIIGTNTYRQVQQTLEARAASFGPPPAFVGPVPPVRPPPPPIMRPAFVPHILQRPGGQRLPVMRGPPVAPPLPRPPPPPPMMVPPSLPQGGAAPIQHLSAVPRVGEMVAAPMVPTPPRPVNPSLVKPTPSIIQAAPTVYTAPPAAVVQRKAEVQAQRQARMEELAARVAKQQAAVMAAGLLDRKDSDESSSVIGPSMPEPEVPHIEPVESVTEDKKKGKNEKVKKCIRIAAGSTWEDPSLLEWESDDFRIFCGDLGNEVNDDILARAFSRYPSFLKAKVVRDKRTGKTKGYGFVSFKDPNDYVRAMREMNGKYVGSRPIKLRKSMWKDRNIEVVRKKQKEKKKLGLR
- the rbm42 gene encoding RNA-binding protein 42 isoform X1; the protein is MAGKSGEERLKEMEAEMALFEQEVLGGSVSGSPPLIEPIPLALAVPAVPMVRPIIGTNTYRQVQQTLEARAASFGPPPAFVGPVPPVRPPPPPIMRPAFVPHILQRPGGQRLPVMRGPPVAPPLPRPPPPPPMMVPPSLPQGGAAPIQHLSAVPRVGEMVAAPMVPTPPRPVNPSLVKPTPSIIQAAPTVYTAPPAAVVQRKAEVQAQRQARMEELAARVAKQQAAVMAAGLLDRKDSDESSSVIGPSMPEPEVPHIEVMPVESVTEDKKKGKNEKVKKCIRIAAGSTWEDPSLLEWESDDFRIFCGDLGNEVNDDILARAFSRYPSFLKAKVVRDKRTGKTKGYGFVSFKDPNDYVRAMREMNGKYVGSRPIKLRKSMWKDRNIEVVRKKQKEKKKLGLR